The segment TCTTCGCCTATAAGTCCGCTTTCATGTGCGCCGATAGGATTGAAGTATCTCAAGATCGCAGCGTTAAATGTAGGGTCTGCAACATGCTGGTCTCTTATTATCTGTTCTATAAACAATTTGGTGCTGCCGTAAGGGTTAGTGGTTGACAAAGGAGCATCTTCCTTAATAGGCACTGTCTTGGGCACTCCATAAACCGTTGCGGACGAAGAGAACACAAGGTTTTTTACACCGTGTTTGTGCATTATGTCTAAAAGATTTAAGGTGCCTGTAATGTTATTGTGGTAGTATTTCAAAGGAACACTTACCGATTCGCCAACAGCCTTTAGACCAGCAAAATGAACGACATCGGTAATTTTTTCTTTTTTGAAGATTTTTTCAAGTCCCTTATAATCAAGCAAGTCCTCTTTGTAAAACTTGATGTCAACTCCTGTTATTGCTTTCAGACGTTTGAGGGCTTCGGGCTTTGAATTGGAAAAGTTATCCATTATAACAATATCATAACCCGCATTTATTAATTCTATTGCAGTATGGCTGCCTATATAGCCAGTACCGCCTGTAACCAAAACTGACATTTTTTCTCCTTAAAAATTATTTTATTTTTATAATATGTTATCATAAAATACAAATCAAATAAAACGATTGATGATAAAAATAAGACAAATTTTTTTTAATACTTTTGACCGCCTACAATATGAATATATCTTATATTTTCATAAGTATAACTGCTTATCGGGCGGTTATAAGCATCATTAGTATGAGTAGCAATAGTTATTTCTGGGTAAGTGGAAACAACAAACAGAGAATGCGTAAACAAATTATTAGCAAAGCTTAATTGAATAATATCGCCAACTTCAATTTCATTCCTTGCCACAATACTTCCCATAGGTCCTGCTCCGTTATTAGATATCAAAAACTTGCCCAAAAATTCGGCCGAAGTCCATGCAGGCGCACGATTATAAGAATTTATGTAATACCAGCCTGTATTCGGGGTATAATTCATTACATTAATACCTTCAAAAATACACTGCGATATAAAGTTAGTGCAATCTCCGCCGATATTAGAAAAATCATAGTATTTTGGGTTACGAGAAAAAGCCCATTTAGCAGCGTAAGCTAGAGCAGCTTGACGATTATAAAAAACTTTTTTCATACATTTATAATCCATTCTTAATCTTCTTTTAAGAATTAATACTTGTCAAAAAATGGGTGATCAAATATAATATTTATACAAGCATTAATACAATATTAATATATGAATAAAAGACTTAATGGAGATAAAAAATGC is part of the Clostridia bacterium genome and harbors:
- a CDS encoding amidase domain-containing protein, which codes for MKKVFYNRQAALAYAAKWAFSRNPKYYDFSNIGGDCTNFISQCIFEGINVMNYTPNTGWYYINSYNRAPAWTSAEFLGKFLISNNGAGPMGSIVARNEIEVGDIIQLSFANNLFTHSLFVVSTYPEITIATHTNDAYNRPISSYTYENIRYIHIVGGQKY
- a CDS encoding SDR family NAD(P)-dependent oxidoreductase, with amino-acid sequence MSVLVTGGTGYIGSHTAIELINAGYDIVIMDNFSNSKPEALKRLKAITGVDIKFYKEDLLDYKGLEKIFKKEKITDVVHFAGLKAVGESVSVPLKYYHNNITGTLNLLDIMHKHGVKNLVFSSSATVYGVPKTVPIKEDAPLSTTNPYGSTKLFIEQIIRDQHVADPTFNAAILRYFNPIGAHESGLIGE